In Mixta intestinalis, the following are encoded in one genomic region:
- the pldA gene encoding phospholipase A — translation MRMLRGLVVALLLPAFAQAQQATVREVHDAPAVRGSIIANLLEKHDNPFVLYPYESNYLLYTWTSDMNKEAIDSYEWGQNAKKDEVKFQLSLAFPLWRGILGDNSVLAASYTQRSWWQLSNRGASSPFRETNYEPQIFLGWATDYTFAGWTLRDVELGLNHESNGRSDPTSRSWNRVYARLMAENGNFLVEIKPWYRLPESASNDDNPDITKYMGYYRARLGYRVGDSIFSLQGNYNWNSGYGGAQLGWSYPITEHVRFYTQVFSGYGESLIDYNHRQTRIGVGVTLNDLF, via the coding sequence ATGCGTATGCTAAGAGGATTAGTAGTAGCTTTGTTATTGCCCGCTTTCGCCCAGGCTCAGCAAGCTACTGTCAGGGAAGTGCATGATGCGCCTGCGGTGCGCGGTAGTATTATCGCTAACTTGCTGGAAAAGCATGATAATCCCTTCGTGCTTTATCCTTATGAAAGCAACTATTTGCTTTATACCTGGACCAGCGATATGAATAAGGAAGCGATCGATTCCTATGAGTGGGGCCAGAACGCGAAGAAAGATGAGGTAAAATTCCAGCTCAGCCTGGCCTTTCCGCTCTGGCGCGGTATTCTGGGCGATAATTCCGTGCTGGCCGCTTCCTATACGCAGCGTTCCTGGTGGCAGCTTTCAAACCGTGGCGCTTCGTCACCCTTTCGTGAAACTAACTATGAGCCACAGATTTTTCTTGGCTGGGCTACGGATTACACCTTTGCTGGCTGGACATTACGTGATGTGGAGCTGGGCCTGAACCACGAATCAAACGGGCGTTCCGATCCGACTTCACGTAGCTGGAACCGCGTTTACGCCCGGCTGATGGCGGAAAACGGCAATTTCCTGGTGGAAATTAAGCCCTGGTATCGCCTGCCGGAAAGCGCGAGTAATGATGATAACCCTGACATTACCAAATACATGGGGTACTATCGCGCCAGGCTGGGATATCGGGTGGGTGACAGCATCTTTAGTTTGCAGGGCAACTATAACTGGAACAGCGGTTACGGCGGCGCGCAGCTGGGCTGGAGTTACCCGATTACTGAGCATGTACGGTTCTATACCCAGGTATTCAGTGGTTACGGCGAATCGTTAATCGATTATAATCATCGTCAGACGCGCATTGGCGTTGGCGTAACGTTAAACGATCTGTTCTGA